A stretch of DNA from Sphingomonas sp. SORGH_AS_0879:
GATCGCAGCGACGGTCGCGGCGGCGCTGGGCGGGCGCGAGGCGGGGCTGGTGTTCGAAGGGGATCGCCGCTTCGCCGTGGTCGTCCGCCTGCCCGACGTGCAGCGCGACGATATCGACACGCTGGGCGCGATCCCGGTGATGCTCCCCGCCGCCGAGGGGCAAACGGCGCGCTCGGTGCCCTTACGCGAGGTGGCGAGCTTCCATTATACCCAGGGGCTGAACCAGATCAGCCGCGAGAATGGCAAGCGGATGATCACCGTCCAGGCCAATGTCCGGGGCCGCGACCTGGGCGGCTTCGTCGAGGCGGCGGAGGCGCGGATCGCGCGCCTGTCGCTGCCGCCGGGCATGTATACCGACTGGGGCGGCACCTTCCAGAGCCTGCAATCGGCGCGGCTTCGCCTGATACTGGTAGTGCCGATCTGTTTCCTGGCCATCTATGCGCTGCTGTTCATGGCGCTGGGCGGCTTTGTCCCTGCGCTGATCGTGTTCTCGGCGGTGCCGATGGCACTGGCGGGAGGCGTCTTCGCGCTGCTGTTGCGCGGCATCCCCTTCTCGATCACCGCAGCGGTCGGCTTCATCGCGCTGTCGGGCGTGGCGGTGCTCAACGGCCTCGTCATGATGAGCGCCATCGCCCGGCACCGCGCGATGGGCGAGCAGGATGACCGGGCCATTGCCGAGGGCGCGATGGAGCGGGTCCGGCCCGTGCTGATGACCGCGCTGGTCGCCTCGCTGGGCTTCGTGCCGATGGCGCTGGCGACCGGCACGGGGGCGGAGGTGCAGCGGCCGCTGGCGACGGTGGTGATCGGCGGGCTGATCACCTCCACCGCGCTGACGCTGGTCGTGCTGCCCGCGATCACCGCCTGGGCGGCGCGCTGGGCGAAGGCCCGGAGGCGCATCGGGCCGCCGGTCGCGGCTTGAGCGCCTGCCCGCCCCCTGCCGTCGCCGGGGGCGGGCCCGAGCTTCACTACCGCTATCTGTTCGAAATCGACGCCGTTGCGCTGCTGGCACGACTGCATTCTGACGCTCGGGGAGGAGTCCTTCATTATGGCGAGCATCATGACGATAGGCATGGTCACGGCCCCATCCCCTGCCAAGGCACCCGGCACCACGGTTCGGGCGGGCACGGCTGGTCAGCACCGACGCGTGGGGTCCGGACATCTTCCCGGCGGCGATGCACAGCGATCATATCTCGATGACCCGGCGCGGCGATGGCGGCTATACCCTGTCAATCAGCAGCAGCGGCAAGGTCGATCCCGCGCCGCAGTTCCTGCACTTCTCGACCCAGTTCGTGCCGATGTTCCCGCGCCGCTGTCGCAAGCTGTCTCCCGGCGGGCTGGAGGGGGTGCGATCGGGATATGAGCGGATCGCCCGCTGGCGGCTCGACCGGCCGACCCCGATGGATCGGATGCGCATCCGATCCCACGCCCGATGCGGCGACCGTCAAGCGCACCCATGCCCGCGCTGGAGTTGATGCCGCGTCGGTCGGAACAGGCCGTGATCGGCGCCTGGGCGGGTTCTGCCGACAGCACCTCGGATGGCGTGTCCGGCATCGGCGAGGTGGACCAACTGCCCGGCTTGGTGCTGGCCGCAGGGTTCAGCGGGCACGGCTTCGGCATCGGGCCGGGCGCAGAGCATCTGATCGCCGACATTGTCAGCAGCGCGACGCCGATCGTCGATCCCCAACCCTATCACCCCAGCCGCTTCGCCAGTTCCGCCTGGGGCAAAATCGCGGAATTCTAGAGCGGGATGACATGGAGTCGACCCGAGCCGAGCCCCTCCCTTTCAGGATTCCTCTGCGAAACGGCTCATTTGTGACAGAGGATCTGGGCGAGGCTTTCGCTGCAGGGATCCGGTACGGGCCTTGGTCAGCTTTGGCTGGCCGGTTTGGAGGGGCAGGATCGCCCCGGCTCAGCCAGCGGCAAGGATGGCGGCGCGTCTGAGATTGTAGATGGTGGCAAAGGCGAGGAAGTCTGCGGCGTTCCGCTCGATCGACAGGCATCTGGTGCGCGCCTTGCCGTAGAGGCGCTTCATGGCGCTGAAGACCGCCTCGACAGGGGCGCGCCGTCTGGCGATGAGGTGGTTGCGCCGGGCCTGCCAGCGCGGCAGCTTTGGCATGTAGCGGTGCCGGCGATGCATGATGCGATCCTTGATCCCGGCCGCCTTCAGGGCCTTGCGACGCGCCTGGCCCTCATAGGCCCGGTCGGCATAGACCGCGCCTTCGTCGCCGCAGACCAGCGCGTCGGCCCGTTCGACATCCTGGACCCTGGCCGAGGTGAAGGCCAGCTTGCGGATCAGGCCCGAGCCCTCGTCCATGCCGATAGGGAAGCGGTAGCCGAACACCGGCTTGCCGTCCTTGCGCGTCCAGTCGGCACCCGGCTCCTGGGGGTGCGGATCACCCGGCGCGATCCCGTCCCCGCGTGGGGGCTTGCGGGTCGCCTTGACCACCGAGGCATCAAGGATCGTCCCCCGCCGCAGCACCAGCCCCTGCGCATCCAGCTGCCGGTTGATCTCGGCAAAGCAGCGCTCCAGCACGTCCCCCGCCGCCGCCGCCGCGCGAAACCGGCACAGCGTCGTCTCGTCCGGCGTGCCGCCATCCAGCGCAAAGCCGCAGAACCGCCGGAACGACAGCCGGTCGAGCAGCGCCTCCTCCAGCCCGGGGTCCGACGGATCATACAACGCCTGCAGATACAGCGCCTTGACCATCGCCAGCGGCGCATAGGGCGGTCGACCCGTCCGACCCTGCCGCAGCGGCGACACCAGCGGCTCCAGCCGGCTCCAGTCGATCAGCCGCTCGATCCCCGACAGCTTCGCATTCGATCCCAAGCGCGGATCCATCAACGCTTCCACCAGCGATCGCTGCTCGACCATCACCATGCCCTCCTGCCCGCACAGTGAATCACTCAACCATCCTCATTGCCAGCCGTTTCGCAGAGGAATCCCTTCAGGGGAGGGATGGATCAACCCGCTGTCATCCCGCACCAGCTGGCCTATAAGCCGGCTTGGTCGATCATTTGTGCGATCTCACTCGGCAAGGCCGTTTCCGACTTTGGCAACAGCCGATGAAGCGCCGTCTGGACGCGTTTGCGGGCCACCTGATACGCCTTGTGGCGGATGACCCGCATCGCGTTCGTTCGCCAGGACGGGCTCTCACCGAGCCGTACCTCCCACTTGGCCTCCTCCGCCTCGAGGATCGACAGCGCCAGGCGCAATCCATCGCGTCGTCCGCGTGCATATTCGTCGGAAACCGGGGAAGTCTTCATCTTCGGACGAGATTGGCCCGCCCTGCCGGCTGTGACAAGGCAAATCCCCGGTGCGGCTCAATTGCCCTCGGCGTCGACCATGACGACCACCGGCCTGCCACGCGACATCGGCTCCCACCCGGCCGATATCGCCGAGCGCACGCAGCGCGCCATCGTCGCATCGTCAAGCTGAAGCCGACCGCGCGGCAATCCCTTCAACAGCCGCTTGGGCGGCGGAAATTCGACCAGGGCTTCGCGCTTGGCATCCTGCTGAAGGAGCGAGATCGTCATGCCCTTCCACCCCTCGTCATCCGACTCATGGGGTTCGCTGTGCAGATGCCAATCATAGGCCACGCCATCGACAGTGACGGTTCCGGCGTTCGTTCGGGATTTCGACATGGCCGGGTCCCTAGCATAGCAAATCGGCGAAGGCACAAATTCGGGTATCGCTCGTAACCATGTGGCCCGGATGCGGTTCGGGCTCGTTTGGAAAATATCCTGACCAAGAGAGAATGGCATGCTGTTTCACACGATGGTCGGATCGAACGACATTGAGCGATCTAAGCGCTTTTACGACACGGTGCTGGGCACCCTGGGCGTGGGCGAAGCAACACGGAACATCGCCGACAGCGGCCATACCCGGCTCATCTACAATCATGGCAATGGGACCAACTTCATCGTCAGCCAGCCGATCAATGACGAACCGGCAACCGTCGCGAACGGCGGCGCCGTCGCCGTCGCATGCAACTCGCCGGAGCAGGTGAAGCAATTTCACGATGTCGCGGTCGCCAATGGCGGCACCTCGATCGAAGCACCGCCCGGACCGCGCCACACGGCGTCCATGGGCACGGTCGAACTCGCTTATTTCCGCGATCCCGACGGCAATAAGCTATGCGGGATCCACTTTCCCCGATAATCCAGCGAACCTGTGCTGCCTGTCCCTTTCGGGGATGGGCAGCGCTTGGTCGATCCGGTGCGACGAGGATCGCGCCTGAGGGTCGGCGAATATTGGCCCGATGCGCGGCGTGGGACGTTGACCGCCGCATGAAGACGATCCGCTTTCCCGACGGCACGACCGTCCCCGCGCTGGGCCAAGGCACGTGGATGATGGCGGAAGATCATGCCCGCCGATCGGACGAGATCGCCGCCCGCCGCCGCGACATCGACCAGCAGGCCCTCTGCGCCCAATGCAGCATTTTGTCGGTGGCTTACCTGCCCAAAGACGCCGTGGCCGAACTCGACGCGATCGGTCGGTAATCAGGCAGGCCGGTTGGCGAGCACCGCGTCGAGCAGACCGGGAAAGCGCTGGTCGAATTCGGAGCGGCGCAGTGTGTTGATCATCTCGCGCCCGGCCTGCGTCGTCTCGATCAGCCCCGCCGCGCGCAGCAGCTTCAGATGATTGGACAGCGTACTCTTCGGGATGGACTCGCACGGCGCGGCGTCGGTGCAGCGCAGCCGCTCGGTCGCGGCGAGCCGCGCCACCATGGCCAGCCGATTGGGATCGGCGAGCGCGTGAAGCGCCAGATCGAGCGGAACGTCCTCCAGCCGGGGATGGGTGAAGCGGGGCATGCCATCAGATATAGGGCAACGCAGTGAATTTAATAGTTCGGTATTATTGAACTATTAAGGCGTCACCCCATCTTCGGCCTGCCGACAGCGCACGATGCCGTGATCGCGGGCCAGATTTTGGAGAATGCACATGTCCATCCAGGGAAAGACAGCGCTCGTCACCGGCGGATCGCGCGGCATCGGCTCGGCCATCGCCAAGCGACTGGCCGCCGAGGGCGCGGCGGTGGCGATCACCTATGCCGGGAACAAGTCGGCAGCGTATGCCACCGTGGCGGCGATCGAGAGCGCGGGCGGCACCGCCTTCGCCTTCCAGGCCAATGCCGCCGATCCGGCCTCGCAGCGAGCGGGCGTCGAACAGGCCGCCGCTGCACTGGGCGGGATCGACATCCTGGTCCACAATGCCGGAGTGGCCGAATTCTCGACCGTCACCGAGGATACCGACGAAACCTATGACCGCCAGTTCGGCGTCAATGTGAAGGGCCTGCATGTCGGCACCCGTGCCGCCCTGCCGCATCTTCGCGACGGCGGGCGGATCATCCTGATCGGCAGCATCTCGGGCGAAATGGCTTTCCCCGCGACCACGGTCTACAGCGCGACGAAGGCGGCCGTCGCCGCGCTCGCGCGCGGCTGGGCCAAGGACCTCGCGCCGCGCAACATCTTGGTCAACACCGTGCAGCCGGGACCGATCGACACCGACATGAACCCCGCCGACAGCGACTTCGCGGGACAGCTGCTGCAAGCCATCCCGCTCGGCCGCTACGGCAAGGTCGAGGAGATCGCGGGTGCAGTGGCGTTCCTCGCCGGGCCGGATGCAAGCTACATCACCGGCACCACACTCAACATCGACGGCGGTGCGACGGCGTAAGGCAAGTGATCGCCTCCCTTTCCCTAGGACCCATCGACATTCACGTTACTCCCTCTTCCCTCTCCCTTGGATAGGGGAGAGAAAAGCAGGGCATATCTGAATGGCGATCCGGCTTGGTGGAAGGGGCCGACGAAGCTTGGGCGAGTATGACGCGGACCTCTGCCCCCGATACTCGTCCATCCGCCGCACTTGTCGGTTGCCAAGCCCCTGAAACAGGACGGGTGCCGTTGCCGTCACCACGGCACCCGTGCCTATGGTGGACACGTAGGGCGAGCGCTTCGTTCAGAACCGACATCGCATGCAACAGCCGGAGTGGGTTCGATCTTCAATCTCGTCTTTGCCGTACCGGCGCTGATCGTCCTGGCACGCTGGCTGTGGCCGTTGCCGCTGCCGCTTTGGGCCAAGATACCCGCCGGGTTCCTGATGATCGCGGCCTCGCAGTTCCACCTGTGGAGTCGCCTCTCCTCAGGCTCGGTATTCGCGCCCGAATTCCCGCGGCTGGTCGTCATCCTGTTCAACTGGGCATTCGGCGCGCTGCTCCTGCTGGCCGTGTTCCAACTGTTCCTCGACCTGGGAGCACTGCTGACCATGCTCGTTCGCCGGGAGGTGATCCGAGAGCCAGCCCTTCTCCGATATGCCATCGCCGGGGTGGCAGCGATGCTGGCCGGGATCGGGGTCGCCAACGCGCTGCGCGTTCCGCCTATCAAGGACGTGACGGTGGCGATCCGCGACCTGCCGCCGTCCTTCGACGGCTACCGGATCGTTCAGCTTACCGACCTGCATATCAGCCGCCTCTTCACTGCCCAATGGGCGCAGTCGGTCGTCGAGCGCGTCAACGCGTCCGGTGCCGACCTGATCGTCGTGACCGGCGACTTCATCGACGGGTCGGTCGAGATGCGGCGTGATGACGTGGCGCCATTGCGGCAGTTGCGTGCGCCCGACGGGGTTTATGCCATTCCGGGCAACCACGAATATTTCTTCGATTACGGCGCGTGGATACGGCGCCTGTCGAGCATGGGCTTCCGCATGCTGACCAATGCGCATGCCGTGATCCGACGCGGCGGCGACGGACTGGTTATCGCGGGAGTCACCGACCTGTCGGCGCCCAGCGTCGGCGAGGCGGGACCCGACCTCACCCTTGCGCTCCGAGGGGCACCCGCCGACGCGCCGATCATCCTGCTCGACCATCAACCCCGCAAGGCACGCGATGCCGCCGCGCGCGGGGTGGCGCTTCAACTGTCCGGGCACACCCATGGCGGCATGATCCGCGGGCTCGATCGGCTCGTCGCGCGAGGCAATGCCGGGTTCGTGTCGGGACGATACGCGGTCGGTGGCATGACGCTCTATGTCAGCAACGGCACCGGCTTGTGGCCGGGCTTCGCGCTGCGGCTGGGCGTGCCGTCCGAGATCACGCGGTTCACATTACGGCCGGTACCATAGGGCCGATATCACGATAGGGTAAGGCAGGGGTCCCAACCTGCTTTTATCGGCGGCTGATGGAACGATGAGGCGCAAAAAATGGGAGCACCCTCGTCGTCGGCTTGGGCGCGGGTTTCGGTCGGGCCCTGACCGATAGCGGCGCGTCCGCCGCGATCGTCGCGCTTGCCGGGCAGTGGCATGTTCCCATACTCCTCCTGGCATGGTTCATCGCCGCGCTGATCCGCACCGTGACGATGGTGCCCTTCATATTGACGTCGAAATATCCACCTTTTGGTAAGTGCTCAGAATGTCTGAAACGCCGCAAGCCGACGATCCCGTCACGACGCCGATCGCGCCCGCCTTTACCTGCGGGCTCGACGCTACGCTGAAGATCATCTCCGGCAAGTGGAAGCCCCTGATCCTCACCTTCCTGCTGCGCGGCCCGACCCGCTATGGGGAACTAAAGCGCGCCATTCGCGATGTCAGCGACAAGGTGCTGATCCAGCAACTCAAGGAGTTGGAGGCGGACGGCGTCCTGCGCCGGAACGACTAAAAGGAGGTTCCGCCACGGGTCGACTATACGCTGACCCCACTCGGCCAGAGCCTCGCCCAAGCGCTGGAACCTTTATGCCAATAAGGCACCGCGAACATGGCCGTGATGCAGAAACTTTTCGCCGAGCGCGATGGCTGGGGACGCGAGCGTCGTTGACCAGCCTCTGGCTGCCGCAGGGGGTATGTTGCTGACAGGTTCGAGGTGCCGGGGCCCCTGCTCACGCGCATCGAGGAAGAAGCCCGTGCGCAGCGGCTGGCGCCCCCGCTCACGATCCGGCACGCCTGGGCATCAATGACGAAGGCGACGTAGCATCATCGCCTATCGCATCCCCTTAGCTCGCGTTCAGTATCGCGGTGCTCTGGCGAAGTCCGCCTTGCCGAAGGGCCGGTCGTGGAACATGTAGTCGTAATAGAATGCGCGCAACCGCCGGTGAAAGGCGCGGATGCGGTCTTGATAGGCGAGTTGGGCGCTCAGATCGGTATGGGCGAGCCGCGTCAGCAACGCCTGGACTCCGACCGACGGGAGCAGCCAGCCCAGCGCATCGGCGGTCGCGGCACGGCGTTCCAGCCCTTGGCGATAGGCTTTCACTCGATCGGCGACGCTCTCGTCGCCATTCTGGTGGAAGGCGAAATACCATTTGTAGTGGAAAGCGTCGGGCAGCGGCGGCGAGTCCGCCCATTGGGGGTGGCTGGCGTAGAAGCGCCGCATCGTTTCCTCACGCGGGATTTCCCAGGCGTGGTGGACATTTTCACGTTGTGCCAAGGCGATCTTGGCGCCTTCGTCAACGGGAATGGCGCGGTTGATGATCACGTTGGCGAGCGTCGGGATCACAAGGACGAGCACCAGCCACGATCCGGCCAGCGTCGCGGCATTGGCGGTCGATCCATGACCCAGACGCGACACCAGCCCGGCCAGCCCGATCCAGAACAACAGATAGGCGCCCGCCACCGCCACCACGAGCAGAACGGTCCAGGCGGCGACCCCCGACAGGATCGCGCCGATCACGAACGGCACCGACAGGGCCGTCAACAGCAGCCCGAAACGGACCAGCCCGCGCCGCAGCCATAGTCGCCCCGCGCCCGGCAACGCGCCCAGCATTCGCGCCCGCCCGGCCTCGCGCTCGCCGGACTTCAGATCGTGAAACAGCGCGATGGCGAAGAGCGGCGCAAGGAAGACCAGCACGAAGGCGAAATCGAACCGCCCCGGCAGGGCCAGTTCGGGATTGAAGGTGTCGCCGTCATAGATCTGCGCCTCCAGACCCAGCGCCCGGACCCGCAGGATATAGGGCGCGACGTCGCGCATTCCGATCGCGGCGAAGGCGAGCGGTGCGGGCGCGTCCCAGGTCGGGTGGAAACTATAATAGGCGGCGCTTCCCGCATCCTTTTCCCGATCAATATAGGTGGCGATCGCCCCGATATCCTCCGCCTGTGCGGGCGCAATCGCATCGATGGCGGCGCGCTGCCGCGCCATTTCGGCCATGCCGGCGGCGACGGCGGCGATGCTGAGCATGGCCAGCAGGACCAGCGCGATGCTCGCCATGCGCGACCGCCATAGCAGCCGCAATTCATGCATCCAGATCGCCATCACTTCGCTCCCAGCCGACGGGTGGCGAGGGCCAGTGCGCCCCCGGCCACCAACAGCCACCCCAGCATGATCGCCAGCCCTGGCAGGCTCGCCCGCACCAGGGTCCGGGCATCGGGCTGGACGAAGGTGAATTCGGGGATACGGCGCCAGTTGTCCGCCCCGATCCGCTTGCGCCGGTCCGCCCCGGCGTCCTTGGCGGTATCGTCGGCATAGCGGACCGCCTCCGCCTGCAAGCGGTTCAGCCGCTGGACCAGGGCGTAGCGATAGGCCTCCGCCTGTTCGAGGAAGCGGCGGTGGCCGGCGAAGTCGGTGCCCGCCGCCGCCATCGACGCCTGGCGCAACGCGATGGTCGGGCTGAGCACGCCGACGCCGGTGACCAGCGCATTCTGCCGCGTCTGCGCCGCGAAACTGTCGGCGGCATAACGATCGAACAGCCTGCTGGTCATCGCCTCGCCTTCCAGCGCGAGCAGGCCCTTATAGTTGACCGGCAGATCCTCGACGCGGGTCACGCCATAGCGTTTCAGCACGTCCGCCTTGAACTTCGCGAAATGTGGGTCGTCGGGATTATGGCTGTCGCCCATCCGCCGCAGGTCGCGGGCGATGGCGACATCGGTCTGTAGTCGGTTGGCGAGCGGATAGGCCGCACTCGCCATATCAGGGGCGACGCGCGGCAACAGCACGACGGTCACCGCCCAGGCCGCCAGCAAGGCGAGCAGCGCATCGCGGCGACGACGGACCAGCATCGACACGAGGATGATCGCCACCACCCACAGCGCGAGATAGGCGGCATAGGCGAGCGCGATCGCCAGCATCGGCCCCGCAAACGCCCCCGGCTGGCTGGAGATCAGGACGAAACCGATCATCGCGGGAAGCCCGACCAGCAGCGCGACCCCGCCCAGCGCGGCGAGCTTGCCCAGCACGATCGCCCGTGCCGACGCCCCTTGCAGCATCAGCGGGCGCAGCGTTCCCCCCTCCGTCTCGCGCGCGACGGCCCCATAGCCCAGGAAGATCAGCAGCAGCGGCGCCACGGCCTGAAGGACGAAGGCGGGGGTCAGCTGTCCGAAGCGGACCAGCGCCGAGCTTTGCCGCACATCGCCGAAATTGCTCGTATTCTGCCGATGTCCTTCGAGGAACATGGTGTTGCCGGTAAAGGCGTCGACGCCCGGATCGAAGGCGGCGAGCGGGCCGAGCGGGCGGAAGATGAAATGGCCGTAATGGACGACGCGGTGCGGGTGGCGGTCGGGCTGCGCCTCGAACGCATGGTTCGCCTCCGCCTGGTTGCGCGCGCGGCTATCGGCGATGCCCTGTTGATGCGTCCAGGAGGTGACGACCGCGACCAGCGTCAGGAGCAGCAGCAGCAGGACGGCCGTCACCGCGACGCGGTTGCGCCGCATCAGCCGCCATTCGTCGCGCGCGATCAGCGAGATCGCGTTCATGCGCCCGCGACCCCGGCGAACCGGTCGTGCAGGGCGCGTACGTCGAACCGGGCCTCACCCTCCGCCGCGACCTCGGCCACGATGCGTCCGCCTTCGAGGAAGCCGATGCGGTCGGCGACATCGGCGGCGCCGAGCAGGTCGTGCGTCACCATCAGCACGGCGGTGCCCCGCGCACGGACCGCGTGGAGCAGCGCGTTGAAATCGGCTGTCGCGCGCGGATCAAGGCCGGAGGTCGGCTCGTCGAGCAGCAGCACCGGCACCTCGCGGAGCAGCGCCACCGCGATGGCGACCTTTTGCCGCATTCCCTTGGAGAAGCCGCCCAGCCGCTGATCGAACGCCCGCTCCTGCAACCCCGCCGCCGCCAGGGCCCCGGCAATCGCCGCCCGGTCGCGCGGCGTACCCGACAGCGCCAGCAGATAATCCGCATTCTCGACCGCGCTGAGATGTTCGTACAGCGCAACATTTTCCGGCAGATAGGCGATGCGCCGTCGCGCCGCGTCGGGGTCGGTCGCGGGGTCGATCCCACTGACCCGGACGCTGCCTTCATCGACCCGGACGAAGCCCAGCAATGTCGACAAGGTCGTCGACTTGCCCGCGCCGTTCCCGCCGAGCAGCGCATAGATTTCGCCTGCCGCGACCGACAGCGTCAGGCAGTCGAGTACCTGATGGGCGCCATAAGAGAGAGTGGCATCCGCTATGGCGATTTCGGACGAGGCAGCGGGGGTTGAAGGCGTGGTCGACATGTCCTGATCACTGCCCTCTCGGCCACACCACCGTCAACAGTCACGATGTATCATTTCATTGACAGGCGACAGACGATCGGTTTGTAGGCGCGTAACTGCGTATCATTTGCATCGAGGATTCCATGACGATCTGCCTGCGCCGGCTCGCCCCGGCCCTGATTCTCGTGCCGCTACTGACCGCTACCGGTGTTCGCGCCGAGGGATCGGGCGAGCGCGTGCCGACGGAGGAGGAAACGACCGACGAGGTCGTCGTCACCGGATCGCGTAAGGCCAATGCCAGCATCAACGGGCTCGACATCGACCCGCATCTGCTGCCCCAGAATGTCCGCCTGCTCGACGATATGCTGATCGACCGAGCGGGCTTTACCGACCTGTCGCAGCTGTTCGATCTTGCCGGGGGCATGTCGCGGCAGAACAGCTTCGGCGGGGCATGGGATGCCTATGCGATCCGGGGCTTTTCCGGCGACATCAACCAGGGGCCGGATCTGCTGGTCAATCGCTTCAGCGCCAATCGAGGCTTCAATGCGCGCCGCGATGTGGCGACGGTCGAAAGTTTCCAGGTGCTGAAGGGTCCCGCCTCGGCACTGTCGGGCAAGGGCGAGCCGGGCGGCTCGATCAACATCGTGACGAAGGCGCCGCTCGACCATTTTCATGCGAGCGGCGAGCTGGGCTATGCCAGTTTCGATACGTGGCGCGGCAGCTTCGACATTGGCGGGCCGGTCGAGGGTGGCCTGTCGACGCGGGTGATCGGCGTCTATCAGGACGGCGGCAGCTTCCGCGATTTCGTCCGCAACGACCGGTTGCTGTTCGCGCCGTCGATCGGCTGGCGGGTCAGCGACCGGGTGCGGCTGCTCTACCAGCTCGAATACAACCTCGTCCATTTCACCCATGATCGCGGCCTGGTCGCGGTGAACGGCAATGGCCGGGCGCTGCCGCGCAGCCGCTTCCTCGGCGAGCCCAATGACGGGCGGATGACCCAGCGCACGTCGCAGCATCAGGCGACGGCCTATGTCGACCTGGCCCCCGGCATCACGCTGGAGGGGGGTGTCCAGTATCGCGATGGCGCGTTGCTGGGCCAGTCGACGCACAATGCCACGCTGGTCGGCACGCGGTTGCGACGGCAATTGCGCATCCACGATTACAAGTGGCAGGATCTGTCGGGTCGGATCGAGATCAGCGCCAACCGGACGCTGCTCGGCATCGGCAACCAGTTGCGGGTCGGCGCGGACGCCTTCGACTTCGACCAGCGGCGCATCTTCTACCGTTTCAGCCCGACGGCGGCGCAGCCCTATGACATCGACATCTTCAACCCCGTCTATGGCCAGCCCAAGCCGGTCGCGCCGCTCAACCAGAATCTGCTCGAACGGCTGAGCGGACAGAGCGTCTATGCGCAGGATCTGCTGACGCTCGACGATCGCTTCTCGCTGCTGCTCGGCATCCGCCACGACTGGATACGGCAGGACAATGTGAACTATCGGAGCGGTCGCACCGATCGCCAGCGCCCGCAGGCGACCAGCCCCCGCGCCGCCTTCACCTTCGCGCCGAGCGAGCATGTCTCCACTTATGTCAGTTGGGGCCGGTCGTTCCGGTTCAATCAGGGCGTCGATGCCGCCGCCAGCCCCTTCGTGCCCGAACGCGGCGAGGCGTGGGAAGCCGGGGTGAAGGTCGCGGCGCTGGCCAAGCGCCTGACCGGCACCGTCTCGCTGTTCCAGATCACCAAGCGCAACATCCTGGTCAACGATCCCGCCAATGCCGGTTTCTCGATCGCGACCGGCGAAGCGCGCAGCCGTGGCGTGGAAGCGGACGTCAATTATCGTGCCGGGGACCGGCTGACCCTGACCGGCGTCTATGCCTATACCGATGCGAAGGTGACGCGCGACACGCGGCC
This window harbors:
- a CDS encoding IS5 family transposase, yielding MSDSLCGQEGMVMVEQRSLVEALMDPRLGSNAKLSGIERLIDWSRLEPLVSPLRQGRTGRPPYAPLAMVKALYLQALYDPSDPGLEEALLDRLSFRRFCGFALDGGTPDETTLCRFRAAAAAGDVLERCFAEINRQLDAQGLVLRRGTILDASVVKATRKPPRGDGIAPGDPHPQEPGADWTRKDGKPVFGYRFPIGMDEGSGLIRKLAFTSARVQDVERADALVCGDEGAVYADRAYEGQARRKALKAAGIKDRIMHRRHRYMPKLPRWQARRNHLIARRRAPVEAVFSAMKRLYGKARTRCLSIERNAADFLAFATIYNLRRAAILAAG
- a CDS encoding 3-oxoacyl-ACP reductase family protein, encoding MSIQGKTALVTGGSRGIGSAIAKRLAAEGAAVAITYAGNKSAAYATVAAIESAGGTAFAFQANAADPASQRAGVEQAAAALGGIDILVHNAGVAEFSTVTEDTDETYDRQFGVNVKGLHVGTRAALPHLRDGGRIILIGSISGEMAFPATTVYSATKAAVAALARGWAKDLAPRNILVNTVQPGPIDTDMNPADSDFAGQLLQAIPLGRYGKVEEIAGAVAFLAGPDASYITGTTLNIDGGATA
- a CDS encoding metallophosphoesterase codes for the protein MGSIFNLVFAVPALIVLARWLWPLPLPLWAKIPAGFLMIAASQFHLWSRLSSGSVFAPEFPRLVVILFNWAFGALLLLAVFQLFLDLGALLTMLVRREVIREPALLRYAIAGVAAMLAGIGVANALRVPPIKDVTVAIRDLPPSFDGYRIVQLTDLHISRLFTAQWAQSVVERVNASGADLIVVTGDFIDGSVEMRRDDVAPLRQLRAPDGVYAIPGNHEYFFDYGAWIRRLSSMGFRMLTNAHAVIRRGGDGLVIAGVTDLSAPSVGEAGPDLTLALRGAPADAPIILLDHQPRKARDAAARGVALQLSGHTHGGMIRGLDRLVARGNAGFVSGRYAVGGMTLYVSNGTGLWPGFALRLGVPSEITRFTLRPVP
- a CDS encoding DUF3526 domain-containing protein, coding for MNAISLIARDEWRLMRRNRVAVTAVLLLLLLTLVAVVTSWTHQQGIADSRARNQAEANHAFEAQPDRHPHRVVHYGHFIFRPLGPLAAFDPGVDAFTGNTMFLEGHRQNTSNFGDVRQSSALVRFGQLTPAFVLQAVAPLLLIFLGYGAVARETEGGTLRPLMLQGASARAIVLGKLAALGGVALLVGLPAMIGFVLISSQPGAFAGPMLAIALAYAAYLALWVVAIILVSMLVRRRRDALLALLAAWAVTVVLLPRVAPDMASAAYPLANRLQTDVAIARDLRRMGDSHNPDDPHFAKFKADVLKRYGVTRVEDLPVNYKGLLALEGEAMTSRLFDRYAADSFAAQTRQNALVTGVGVLSPTIALRQASMAAAGTDFAGHRRFLEQAEAYRYALVQRLNRLQAEAVRYADDTAKDAGADRRKRIGADNWRRIPEFTFVQPDARTLVRASLPGLAIMLGWLLVAGGALALATRRLGAK
- a CDS encoding helix-turn-helix transcriptional regulator, which translates into the protein MPRFTHPRLEDVPLDLALHALADPNRLAMVARLAATERLRCTDAAPCESIPKSTLSNHLKLLRAAGLIETTQAGREMINTLRRSEFDQRFPGLLDAVLANRPA
- a CDS encoding FAD-dependent oxidoreductase, coding for MPRRSEQAVIGAWAGSADSTSDGVSGIGEVDQLPGLVLAAGFSGHGFGIGPGAEHLIADIVSSATPIVDPQPYHPSRFASSAWGKIAEF
- a CDS encoding VOC family protein translates to MLFHTMVGSNDIERSKRFYDTVLGTLGVGEATRNIADSGHTRLIYNHGNGTNFIVSQPINDEPATVANGGAVAVACNSPEQVKQFHDVAVANGGTSIEAPPGPRHTASMGTVELAYFRDPDGNKLCGIHFPR
- a CDS encoding DUF3526 domain-containing protein; this encodes MAIWMHELRLLWRSRMASIALVLLAMLSIAAVAAGMAEMARQRAAIDAIAPAQAEDIGAIATYIDREKDAGSAAYYSFHPTWDAPAPLAFAAIGMRDVAPYILRVRALGLEAQIYDGDTFNPELALPGRFDFAFVLVFLAPLFAIALFHDLKSGEREAGRARMLGALPGAGRLWLRRGLVRFGLLLTALSVPFVIGAILSGVAAWTVLLVVAVAGAYLLFWIGLAGLVSRLGHGSTANAATLAGSWLVLVLVIPTLANVIINRAIPVDEGAKIALAQRENVHHAWEIPREETMRRFYASHPQWADSPPLPDAFHYKWYFAFHQNGDESVADRVKAYRQGLERRAATADALGWLLPSVGVQALLTRLAHTDLSAQLAYQDRIRAFHRRLRAFYYDYMFHDRPFGKADFARAPRY